The Lepeophtheirus salmonis unplaced genomic scaffold, UVic_Lsal_1.4 unplaced_contig_486_pilon, whole genome shotgun sequence genome has a window encoding:
- the CycC gene encoding cyclin-C isoform X1 produces MAGNFWTSSHHAQWILNKTDLLRERHVDFQVISEDEYQKIIIFFASFIQTLGEQLKLRQQVIATATVFFKRFYSQNSLKCIDPLLLSPTAIFLASKVEEFGVISNTRLINTCTTVIKNKFSYAYPNQDFPYRANNILECEFYLLENLDCCMVVFLPYRPLVQFSQDLNVEESVLPIAWRVVNDSLRTDVCLLYPPYLIALASLHIACVIMNKDCTQWFADLNVDLEKVQDISKYIINLYELQKNFDEKKEMGGILGKMPKPKIQPPTLPSAPSHNMPH; encoded by the exons atgGCTGGTAATTTTTGGACTAGTTCTCATCACGCCCAATGGATACTGAATAAAACGGATTTGCTTCGTGAGCGCCATGTGGATTTCCAAGTGATCAGTGAAgatgaatatcaaaaaataatcattttttttgctaGTTTTATTCAAACACTTGGAGAGCAGCTAAAGCTTAGACAACAAGTTATTGCTACAGCAACAGTATTTTTCAAGcgtttttattctcaaaattccTTAAAGTGTATAGATCCATTGCTTTTGTCACCGACTGCGATATTTCTTGCGAGTAAAGTGGAAGAATTTGGAGTTATCTCCAACACCAGACTAATAAATACTTGTACAACTGTaatcaagaataaattttcttatgcTTATCCCAATCAGGATTTCCCCTACAG ggCAAACAATATCCTGGAATGTGagttttatttattggaaaacCTGGATTGTTGTATGGTTGTATTTTTGCCTTATCGACCCTTGGTCCAATTCTCCCAGGATTTAAATGTGGAGGAGTCGGTTCTTCCTATAGCCTGGAGGGTTGTCAACGACTCACTTCGCACGGATGTTTGTCTTTTATATCCACCTTATTTAATAGCTCTAGCTTCTTTACATATCGCTTGTGTCATCATGAATAAAGATTGTACACAATGGTTTGCGGATCTCAATGTTGATTTGGAAAAAGTTCaagatatttctaaatatattattaatttgtatgaactccaaaaaaattttgacgaaaaaaaagaaatgggtGGAATTTTAGGGAAAATGCCAAAACCTAAGATTCAACCTCCCACTCTCCCTTCCGCACCTTCACATAATATGCCTCACTAA